The Rhizobium sp. BT03 genome has a window encoding:
- a CDS encoding glycosyltransferase family 2 protein, whose product MQTTVEPMRGANDPVQSLELSLVVPIFNEEESVGPLVERVVAAMAAYPHRWELILVDDGSTDATLVNARKFIGREGLTLRIVELQRNFGQTAAMQAGIDTAQGRLIATMDGDLQNDPKDIPSMVAELERRELDLLVGWRKNRKDGLFLRKIPSWCANYLIGRITGVKLHDYGCSLKIYRASIIKQVKLMGEMHRFIPAWVAGVVPSSRIGEMAVTHHAREHGVSKYGISRTFRVILDLLSVMFFMRYKARPGHFFGSLGLGLGAVAMLILLYLGFDKFIMGNDIGTRPMLMVGVVLLLSSVQMITTGILAEMIARTYYRDDASPNYIVRQIFDDRSQA is encoded by the coding sequence TTGCAGACAACCGTAGAGCCCATGCGCGGTGCGAATGATCCGGTACAATCGCTCGAGCTGTCGCTGGTCGTGCCGATTTTCAACGAAGAGGAAAGCGTCGGCCCGCTCGTCGAGCGTGTCGTGGCTGCGATGGCCGCCTATCCCCATCGCTGGGAGCTGATCCTCGTCGACGACGGCAGCACGGATGCGACGCTCGTCAACGCCCGCAAGTTCATCGGACGCGAGGGGCTGACGCTCAGGATCGTCGAGCTGCAGCGCAACTTCGGCCAGACCGCCGCCATGCAGGCCGGTATCGACACCGCCCAGGGCCGGCTGATCGCGACGATGGACGGCGACCTGCAGAACGATCCGAAAGACATTCCTTCGATGGTCGCCGAACTGGAACGGCGCGAACTCGACCTCCTGGTCGGCTGGCGCAAGAACCGCAAGGACGGTCTGTTCCTGCGCAAGATCCCTTCCTGGTGCGCCAACTACCTGATCGGCCGCATCACCGGCGTCAAGCTGCACGATTACGGCTGCAGCCTGAAGATCTACCGTGCCTCGATCATCAAGCAGGTGAAGCTGATGGGCGAGATGCACCGCTTCATCCCGGCCTGGGTGGCCGGTGTCGTCCCGAGCTCGCGCATCGGCGAGATGGCCGTCACCCACCATGCCCGCGAGCACGGCGTTTCGAAATACGGTATCTCGCGCACCTTCCGCGTCATCCTCGACCTGCTGTCGGTGATGTTCTTCATGCGCTACAAGGCACGGCCCGGGCATTTCTTCGGCTCGCTGGGTCTCGGCCTCGGCGCGGTCGCCATGCTGATCCTTCTCTATCTCGGCTTCGACAAGTTCATCATGGGCAACGATATCGGCACCCGCCCGATGCTGATGGTCGGCGTCGTGCTGCTGCTGTCGTCGGTGCAGATGATCACCACCGGCATCCTGGCGGAGATGATCGCGCGCACCTATTACCGCGACGACGCCTCGCCGAATTATATCGTGCGGCAGATCTTCGACGATCGAAGCCAAGCCTAA
- a CDS encoding glycosyltransferase family 39 protein: protein MLERATRTIKTAGLLLAAYFVLNIVLRIALPHSLELDEAEQSFFSQYLLAGYGPQPPFYNWMQYAVVSVTGISIGALIVPKNILLFLSYLFYGLAGRRVLKDEALAAVAMLSLITLPQVSYMAQQDLTHTTALLFASSLFLYGFFRTLDRPDIGSYLLLGLATGIGLISKYNFALMPAAALIAILPDAEWRRRAFDWRMLAAITVALVIILPHAIWLRDNLAFASSDTLVKMAAGNEPAGIARAGKGLIAFVVAIIAFAALPVAIFAATFRRDFVLMLSAGNRWTAMMERMMLASLAGIVLIVLFTGSTTVRERWLDPFLLVLPIYFLAKMQAAGSDLSAGLRRLRPVLPVLMACVLIALGLRVVGAGTIGVYARPNVPMAGLSREMTRQGKPALVIASDTYVGGNMRLQFPDVPVVIPDFPAPGIPAFTEAKGPVLVVWRGKKTATAADAVMPERFSSALATAGIAPQEIGSLSLPYYFGRQGDNFALGYAWVRPGTR from the coding sequence ATGCTGGAGCGCGCGACGAGGACGATCAAAACCGCGGGCCTGCTGCTTGCGGCCTATTTCGTGCTCAACATCGTGCTGCGCATCGCGCTTCCGCATTCGCTGGAGCTCGACGAGGCGGAGCAATCTTTCTTCTCGCAATATCTGCTGGCGGGCTACGGCCCGCAGCCGCCCTTCTACAACTGGATGCAATATGCCGTCGTTTCAGTGACCGGCATATCGATCGGCGCGCTGATCGTTCCCAAGAACATTCTGCTGTTCCTCTCCTATCTCTTTTATGGCCTTGCCGGGCGGCGCGTCCTGAAGGACGAAGCACTTGCCGCCGTCGCCATGCTGTCGCTGATCACCCTGCCCCAGGTCTCCTATATGGCCCAGCAGGATCTGACCCACACAACGGCACTGCTCTTTGCCAGTTCGCTGTTTCTCTACGGCTTTTTCCGCACGCTCGATCGACCGGATATCGGCAGCTATCTGCTGCTCGGGCTGGCAACCGGCATCGGGCTGATCTCGAAATATAATTTCGCGCTGATGCCGGCCGCTGCCTTGATCGCCATCCTGCCGGATGCCGAATGGCGGCGCAGGGCGTTCGACTGGCGCATGCTGGCGGCGATCACCGTCGCGCTCGTCATCATCCTGCCGCACGCAATCTGGCTGCGGGACAATCTCGCATTCGCCTCCTCCGATACTCTGGTGAAGATGGCGGCCGGCAACGAACCGGCCGGCATCGCGCGGGCCGGCAAAGGCCTCATCGCCTTTGTCGTCGCCATCATCGCCTTTGCGGCGCTGCCGGTCGCCATCTTTGCCGCCACCTTCCGCCGGGATTTTGTCCTGATGCTTTCGGCCGGCAACCGCTGGACCGCGATGATGGAGCGGATGATGCTCGCAAGCCTTGCCGGCATCGTTCTCATCGTGCTCTTCACCGGCTCCACCACCGTGCGGGAGCGCTGGCTCGACCCGTTCCTGCTGGTGCTGCCGATCTATTTCCTGGCGAAGATGCAGGCTGCCGGCAGCGACCTTTCCGCCGGGCTGCGTCGCCTCCGCCCGGTGCTGCCGGTGCTGATGGCCTGCGTGCTGATCGCACTCGGCCTGCGTGTCGTCGGCGCCGGGACGATCGGCGTCTACGCCAGGCCGAACGTGCCGATGGCGGGGCTTTCCCGCGAGATGACGCGACAAGGGAAGCCGGCGCTGGTGATCGCCTCCGATACCTATGTCGGCGGAAACATGCGGCTGCAATTTCCCGATGTTCCCGTGGTGATCCCGGATTTTCCGGCACCGGGCATTCCGGCCTTTACCGAAGCGAAGGGACCGGTGCTGGTCGTCTGGCGCGGCAAGAAGACGGCGACGGCCGCGGATGCGGTCATGCCGGAGCGGTTTTCGTCGGCACTGGCAACGGCGGGCATTGCGCCGCAGGAGATCGGCTCGCTGTCGCTTCCCTATTATTTCGGCCGCCAGGGTGACAATTTCGCGCTCGGCTACGCCTGGGTTCGGCCGGGGACCAGATAG
- a CDS encoding glycosyltransferase family 39 protein, whose amino-acid sequence MLERITRSISSASLFLAVYFLLNIVLRIALPHTLDLDEAEQSFYSQYLLAGYGPQPPFYNWIQYAIVSVTGITMWALSVPKNIILFGCYLFYGLAAREVLKSRLLAPIAMLSLITLPQVGLMAQRELTHTVALLFATSLFLFGFFRTLRQPTVGSYLVIGIATGIGLISKYNFAILPFAAFIAVLPDWKWRSRLFDWRLLPAIAIAILIVLPHALWLPDNLASASGPTLERMTAEHEAAAGLPRIGQGLLSLAIAVLGFVALPIVIIAAAFRRDFFRALASTSPMIRVIERMMIVSLIAFAGVVVFAGASDIHERWLDPCLLVLLIYLFLKLEAAGFDLSAGLARFRLAVPVFMVVILAILLLRIVAIQYIGTYTRTNVPFSGYAAELTATRKPVLIVAGTKFVAGNMKLEFPDVPVVIPFFPGSGVPEYATAKGPVLVIWRGETADDPTISPSFANDLVRSGIHLQELNTLTLPYLFSNGKKSFSIGYSWVEGGAK is encoded by the coding sequence ATGTTGGAGCGCATTACCAGAAGCATTTCGAGCGCGAGCCTTTTTCTGGCAGTCTATTTCCTACTGAACATCGTGCTCCGGATCGCGCTGCCGCATACGCTCGATCTCGATGAGGCGGAGCAATCCTTCTATTCGCAATACCTGCTTGCCGGCTACGGCCCGCAGCCGCCCTTCTACAACTGGATCCAATACGCCATCGTCTCGGTGACCGGGATCACGATGTGGGCGCTCTCGGTTCCGAAGAACATCATTCTCTTCGGCTGCTATCTGTTCTACGGGCTGGCTGCCCGCGAGGTATTGAAGAGCCGTCTGCTCGCCCCCATCGCGATGCTGAGCCTGATTACCTTGCCGCAGGTGGGGCTGATGGCGCAGCGCGAGCTGACCCATACCGTTGCCCTGCTGTTTGCAACCTCGCTCTTCCTCTTCGGCTTTTTCCGCACACTTCGCCAGCCGACAGTCGGGAGCTATCTCGTCATCGGCATCGCCACCGGCATCGGCCTGATCTCCAAATATAATTTCGCCATCCTGCCATTTGCCGCCTTCATCGCCGTCCTGCCCGACTGGAAGTGGCGCAGCCGCCTGTTCGACTGGCGTCTGCTGCCGGCGATCGCGATCGCCATTCTGATCGTTTTGCCGCACGCGCTCTGGCTGCCCGACAATCTCGCCAGCGCTTCGGGCCCGACGCTGGAGCGGATGACTGCCGAGCACGAGGCCGCCGCCGGCCTCCCCCGTATCGGACAGGGACTGTTGTCTCTCGCCATCGCCGTACTCGGCTTCGTCGCATTGCCGATCGTTATTATCGCGGCAGCCTTCCGACGGGATTTCTTCCGTGCACTTGCCTCGACCAGCCCGATGATCCGGGTAATCGAGCGGATGATGATCGTCAGCCTGATCGCCTTCGCCGGTGTCGTCGTCTTCGCCGGCGCGAGCGATATCCACGAACGCTGGCTCGATCCCTGCCTGCTCGTCCTGCTGATCTATCTGTTCCTGAAGCTGGAGGCCGCAGGCTTCGATCTTTCCGCCGGCCTTGCGCGCTTCCGGCTCGCGGTGCCGGTCTTCATGGTCGTCATCCTGGCGATCCTTCTGCTGCGGATCGTTGCCATTCAGTATATCGGCACCTATACGCGAACGAACGTTCCCTTCTCCGGCTACGCGGCCGAACTGACCGCGACCCGCAAGCCGGTTCTCATCGTGGCGGGAACCAAGTTCGTGGCCGGCAACATGAAGCTGGAATTCCCCGACGTTCCCGTCGTGATCCCATTCTTCCCCGGTTCCGGGGTTCCCGAATATGCGACTGCCAAGGGGCCGGTGCTCGTTATCTGGCGTGGCGAAACCGCCGACGACCCGACAATTTCCCCGAGCTTCGCGAATGATCTCGTGAGATCTGGCATCCACCTTCAAGAGTTGAACACGCTGACGTTGCCCTATCTCTTCAGCAACGGCAAAAAGAGCTTCTCCATCGGTTATTCCTGGGTGGAGGGAGGCGCAAAATAG
- a CDS encoding glutamine synthetase family protein: MASDRMDGKAEGGDPRFEILIVGMNGELRGKQLPSGAEGKIWAGDIRLPTSTQSLDIWGDDNDDITGLSLTIGDPDGKVVPDRRSLAPMPWAPEGSMQVLATMHEFDGSPSFMDPRAILASVVERYAARGLTPVVATELEFYVMSGDWRETGRPSPPESLTYRGEPNGFQLYDMSAVDALDGYLGTLRAYAKAQGLPADATTAEFGPGQFEVNLLHRPDALAAADDCLYLKRIAEQAARRHGLKSTCMAKPYSDHAGSGLHVHASIIDGEGRNILDAKGGEPKLLKSVAAGLLATMREAQLVFAPFANSYRRFQPGSFAPVDLTWGSGHRGTAIRIPDKDGPAARIEHRVAGADANPYLLLAAILGGMLRGLDGELDPGEETTPSFTPANTVRLTHDFLSAVETFRTSPFIADIFGPRYQALYGDTKRKEALAHLRAVSDFDYRTYLPRL, encoded by the coding sequence ATGGCGAGCGACAGGATGGACGGCAAGGCCGAGGGCGGCGACCCGCGTTTCGAAATCCTGATCGTCGGCATGAACGGCGAGCTGCGCGGCAAGCAGCTTCCTTCCGGCGCCGAAGGCAAGATCTGGGCCGGCGACATTCGCCTGCCGACATCGACGCAGTCGCTCGACATCTGGGGCGACGACAATGACGACATTACCGGCCTGTCGCTGACGATCGGCGATCCGGACGGCAAGGTCGTCCCCGACCGGCGCAGCCTGGCGCCGATGCCCTGGGCGCCCGAGGGCTCGATGCAGGTGCTTGCCACCATGCATGAATTCGACGGTAGCCCGAGCTTCATGGATCCGCGCGCCATCCTCGCTTCGGTGGTCGAGCGCTATGCGGCGCGCGGCCTGACGCCTGTGGTCGCCACCGAGCTGGAATTCTACGTGATGTCGGGGGACTGGCGCGAGACCGGGCGGCCTTCCCCGCCCGAAAGCCTTACCTATCGCGGCGAACCGAACGGTTTTCAGCTCTATGACATGAGCGCCGTCGATGCGCTCGACGGCTATCTCGGGACGCTGAGGGCCTATGCGAAGGCGCAGGGACTGCCGGCGGATGCGACGACGGCGGAGTTCGGCCCGGGCCAGTTCGAGGTCAATCTGCTGCACCGCCCCGATGCGCTGGCTGCCGCCGACGATTGCCTCTACCTCAAGCGCATCGCCGAGCAGGCGGCGCGCCGCCACGGGCTGAAATCGACGTGCATGGCCAAGCCCTATTCCGATCATGCCGGCTCCGGCCTGCATGTGCATGCGAGCATCATCGACGGCGAAGGCCGCAACATTCTCGATGCCAAGGGCGGTGAGCCGAAACTGCTGAAATCGGTCGCGGCCGGCCTGCTTGCGACGATGCGCGAGGCGCAGCTTGTCTTTGCCCCCTTCGCCAATTCCTACCGCCGCTTCCAGCCGGGCTCGTTCGCACCGGTCGATCTGACCTGGGGCAGCGGCCATCGCGGCACGGCGATCCGCATACCCGACAAGGACGGGCCGGCCGCCCGCATCGAGCACCGCGTCGCCGGCGCCGATGCCAACCCCTATCTGCTGCTTGCGGCGATCCTCGGCGGCATGCTCCGCGGTCTCGACGGCGAACTCGACCCCGGCGAAGAAACGACGCCCTCATTTACGCCTGCGAATACGGTGCGGCTGACGCATGATTTCCTGAGTGCGGTCGAGACCTTCCGCACCTCGCCCTTCATCGCCGATATCTTCGGCCCACGCTATCAGGCGCTTTATGGCGATACCAAGCGCAAGGAAGCGCTTGCGCATCTGCGCGCGGTTTCGGATTTCGACTATCGCACTTATCTGCCGCGGCTCTGA
- a CDS encoding diacylglycerol kinase family protein: MKLVGFFNRDGGTFRTTDMLAYEKRAEEAFRDAGHDFDAIVFSGKEIIPAMERAAKRDDIDGIVAGGGDGTISAAASIAWKNGIALGVVPAGTMNLFARSLRVPLDIWQALDVLASGEIDNVDIASANGRPFIHQFSAGLHARMVRYRNAYSYRSRLGKIRASTKAALGVIFNPPEFEVEFEAAGMRERRRVSAISVSNNPFGENALLYADNLRSGELGFYTANPLKPIGVARLAIDMLRGKVRENADVMVMHPAEVHLHFPKLRSKANCVMDGELLPLQRDVSIRLHPGELKVLVKQGLAAQVDAAERREPAV; encoded by the coding sequence ATGAAGCTTGTAGGCTTTTTCAATCGCGACGGCGGCACCTTCAGGACCACCGACATGCTGGCCTACGAAAAGAGGGCGGAGGAGGCGTTCCGCGACGCGGGGCACGATTTCGACGCTATCGTCTTCTCCGGAAAAGAGATCATTCCCGCCATGGAGCGGGCGGCCAAGCGCGACGATATCGACGGTATCGTCGCCGGCGGCGGCGACGGCACGATTTCGGCGGCGGCGTCGATCGCCTGGAAAAACGGGATTGCCCTTGGCGTCGTACCCGCCGGCACAATGAACCTCTTTGCCCGCTCGTTGCGCGTGCCGCTCGATATCTGGCAGGCGCTCGATGTGCTTGCATCAGGCGAGATCGACAATGTCGATATCGCCAGCGCCAACGGCCGGCCGTTCATCCACCAGTTTTCCGCCGGCTTGCATGCCCGCATGGTGCGCTACCGCAACGCCTACAGCTATCGATCGCGGCTCGGCAAGATCCGGGCGAGCACAAAGGCAGCCTTGGGCGTCATCTTCAACCCGCCGGAATTCGAGGTCGAATTCGAGGCGGCCGGCATGCGCGAGCGCCGCCGGGTTTCGGCGATCTCCGTCTCCAACAATCCCTTCGGCGAGAACGCGCTGCTTTACGCCGACAATCTGAGAAGCGGCGAACTCGGCTTCTATACGGCAAATCCGCTGAAACCCATCGGCGTCGCCCGCCTCGCCATCGACATGCTGCGCGGCAAGGTCCGCGAAAATGCCGACGTCATGGTGATGCATCCGGCCGAAGTGCACCTGCATTTCCCGAAACTGCGCTCCAAGGCCAATTGCGTGATGGACGGCGAGCTGCTGCCGCTCCAGCGCGACGTCTCGATCCGGCTGCATCCGGGCGAATTGAAGGTTCTCGTCAAGCAGGGCCTTGCCGCCCAGGTCGATGCGGCCGAACGCCGCGAGCCGGCTGTGTGA
- a CDS encoding lysylphosphatidylglycerol synthase domain-containing protein, with protein sequence MKSSIVESQQSWFMRNRMTALTVVIVAAYALFIQWFWGWPVIIRQWADVGAGPVIGALVLLTSTYFLRTWRIYDYFPKETAGRFAVLFRVTQIHNLLNIMLPFRAGETSFPLLMRTEFGIPLTRGTSALLVMRLLDLHALVAAAGIGFAVAAANPIVAWLLWTGFLLLPVAAFAARKPLLRLAARLLPEKAQKFVAEIENGLPLHAIAFARAWAMTIVNWLVKVMVLAWALGLMGVLPMAASFGGALGGELSSVLPVHAPGGVGTYPAGITAGAIALGASSERMALAALAQASVNAHLLIIVSALTGTAISLPLGRRSKL encoded by the coding sequence ATGAAGAGTTCGATCGTTGAAAGCCAGCAGTCCTGGTTTATGCGCAACCGCATGACGGCGCTGACGGTCGTAATTGTCGCAGCCTATGCGCTCTTCATACAGTGGTTCTGGGGTTGGCCTGTCATTATCCGGCAGTGGGCCGATGTCGGCGCCGGCCCGGTGATCGGCGCGCTGGTGCTGTTGACGAGCACTTATTTCCTGCGCACCTGGCGCATCTATGATTATTTTCCGAAGGAGACGGCCGGCCGGTTCGCTGTCCTCTTCCGTGTCACGCAGATCCACAACCTGTTGAACATCATGCTGCCCTTCCGCGCCGGCGAAACGAGCTTTCCGCTGCTGATGCGCACCGAGTTCGGCATTCCGCTGACCCGTGGAACCTCGGCACTCCTGGTCATGCGGCTGCTCGACCTGCACGCGCTTGTTGCCGCCGCCGGCATCGGTTTTGCCGTCGCCGCCGCCAATCCGATTGTTGCCTGGTTGCTCTGGACAGGCTTTTTGCTGTTGCCGGTCGCAGCTTTCGCCGCCCGCAAGCCGTTGCTGCGCCTCGCCGCCAGACTGCTGCCGGAAAAGGCGCAGAAATTCGTCGCCGAGATCGAAAACGGCTTGCCGCTCCATGCCATCGCCTTTGCCCGCGCCTGGGCGATGACCATCGTCAACTGGCTGGTGAAGGTGATGGTGCTGGCCTGGGCGCTCGGCCTGATGGGCGTGCTGCCGATGGCGGCGAGCTTCGGCGGTGCGCTCGGCGGCGAACTCTCCTCCGTGCTGCCGGTCCATGCGCCGGGCGGCGTCGGCACCTATCCGGCCGGCATCACCGCCGGCGCCATTGCTCTCGGGGCTTCGAGCGAGCGGATGGCGCTGGCCGCGCTCGCCCAGGCGAGCGTCAATGCCCATCTGCTGATCATCGTCTCGGCGCTGACGGGCACGGCGATCTCACTGCCGCTCGGGCGTCGCAGCAAGCTCTGA
- a CDS encoding glycosyltransferase family 39 protein yields the protein MTETDSRDIRWIFVLLAAYFVLQIGVRLATSHSLDLDEAEQAFRSQWLAAGYGPQPPFYNWLQYTVFQFTGVSLAALSLVKNLLLFMSYLLYGLTARLLLRDKALVAISTLGLLTIPQMAFEMQRDLTHTVAVFFSASIFFYGFIRSLKQPSPASYLVAGIGIGFGLLAKYNFAILPAAALIAALADARLRERIFDRRLLLTAVVALVIVLPHLFWLKDNLDFATARTLEKMTASGDASYPMQVAMGVGSLALATISFAGLTVAVFAIVFGKGLRPALTSGSQWTRLIERMMLVFLAGILFLIVFGGAAGIKDRWLVPMLFILPLYFCLKIEAADVATGKAFRRFMVAVAIIMIGVPAALYGSVAAARFTGHYERLNRPYATMLESLRKQAEPAAILAGDSLLAGNLRQDIPGVPVLSVDYPGFHPNIADRRPLLLAWLIPPKGGSEALPPDMAEWLQANLGASAPEALVIDVPYFYQRGDDRYRFGYAWVNRPN from the coding sequence ATGACCGAAACCGACAGCCGCGACATTCGCTGGATTTTCGTCCTGCTGGCTGCCTATTTCGTGCTTCAGATCGGCGTGCGGCTGGCGACCTCGCATTCGCTCGACCTCGATGAGGCAGAACAGGCCTTCCGCTCGCAATGGCTTGCCGCCGGCTACGGCCCGCAGCCGCCCTTCTACAACTGGCTGCAATATACCGTCTTCCAATTTACCGGCGTCTCGCTTGCCGCGCTTTCTCTCGTGAAGAACCTTCTGCTGTTCATGTCCTACCTGCTCTACGGCCTGACCGCGCGTCTTCTCCTGCGCGACAAGGCGCTGGTGGCGATATCAACACTCGGGCTGCTGACGATCCCGCAGATGGCTTTCGAGATGCAGCGCGACCTCACCCATACGGTCGCCGTGTTCTTCTCGGCCAGCATCTTCTTCTACGGCTTCATCCGCAGCCTGAAGCAGCCGAGCCCTGCCTCCTATCTGGTCGCCGGCATCGGCATCGGTTTCGGCCTGCTTGCCAAATATAATTTCGCGATCCTGCCGGCGGCAGCGCTGATTGCCGCGCTGGCGGATGCGCGCCTGCGGGAGCGGATCTTCGACCGGCGGCTGCTGCTGACGGCTGTCGTGGCGCTCGTCATCGTCCTGCCGCATCTTTTCTGGCTGAAAGACAATCTCGATTTCGCCACCGCCCGCACGCTGGAGAAGATGACCGCGAGCGGCGATGCCAGCTATCCCATGCAGGTGGCCATGGGTGTCGGCTCGCTTGCTCTCGCCACCATCAGCTTTGCCGGATTGACGGTGGCGGTCTTCGCCATCGTCTTCGGCAAGGGCCTTCGTCCGGCGCTCACCTCAGGCTCGCAATGGACGCGGCTCATCGAGCGGATGATGCTCGTCTTCCTCGCCGGCATTCTGTTTCTGATCGTCTTCGGCGGCGCGGCCGGCATCAAGGACCGCTGGCTGGTGCCGATGCTCTTCATCCTGCCGCTCTATTTCTGCCTGAAGATCGAGGCCGCCGATGTCGCGACAGGCAAAGCGTTCCGGCGTTTCATGGTCGCCGTCGCCATCATCATGATCGGCGTGCCGGCCGCCCTCTATGGCAGTGTCGCCGCCGCACGCTTCACCGGCCATTACGAACGATTGAACAGGCCCTATGCCACGATGCTGGAAAGCTTGCGCAAACAGGCCGAGCCGGCGGCAATCCTTGCCGGAGACAGCCTGCTTGCCGGCAATCTCAGGCAGGATATTCCCGGCGTGCCTGTCCTCTCCGTCGATTATCCCGGCTTCCACCCCAATATCGCCGACCGGCGACCGCTTCTCCTCGCGTGGCTGATCCCGCCGAAGGGCGGAAGCGAAGCGTTGCCGCCCGATATGGCTGAATGGCTGCAGGCCAATCTCGGCGCATCCGCACCTGAGGCATTGGTGATCGACGTGCCCTATTTCTATCAGCGCGGCGACGACCGCTACCGATTCGGCTATGCCTGGGTCAATCGGCCGAATTGA
- a CDS encoding aspartate aminotransferase family protein, which produces MPDTSPPSNLAAIDAAHHLHPFADMKKLNADGTRIIQRGAGVHIFDNHGRKYLDGFAGLWCVNIGYGRREITEAVARQMNELPYYNTFFGTSSAPATLLAQKVTAHAGERFNHIFFTGSGSEANDTWFRMARVYWSAVGKPSKKIVIARKNGYHGSTVAGASLGGMKYMHEQGDLPIPGIVHIGQPYWYGEGGDLSPDEFGLKVARELEAKIDELGEENVAAFVAEPVQGAAGVIIPPESYWPEIDRICKARNILLVTDEVICGFGRLGAWFGHQHFGVEPDLAPIAKGLSSGYLPIGGVLVSDRIADVLINEVGEFNHGFTYSGHPVCAAAALENLRIIEEEKLVERVRDDIGPYFGKAWAALADHDLVGEAVSIGLMGALQLAADKSTRSRYEKPDQVGALVRNHALANGLVLRATGDRMLASPPLVISHAEVDEMARITRLALDLAWKELKS; this is translated from the coding sequence ATGCCCGATACTTCCCCACCCTCGAACCTTGCCGCGATCGACGCCGCGCATCACCTGCATCCCTTTGCCGACATGAAGAAGCTGAATGCCGATGGCACGCGCATCATCCAACGCGGCGCGGGCGTCCATATCTTCGACAATCACGGTAGGAAATATCTCGACGGCTTCGCCGGCCTCTGGTGCGTCAATATCGGTTATGGCCGCCGGGAGATCACCGAGGCCGTCGCAAGGCAGATGAACGAGCTGCCCTATTACAACACCTTCTTCGGCACGAGTTCGGCGCCGGCGACGCTGCTGGCCCAGAAGGTCACCGCCCATGCCGGCGAGCGGTTCAATCATATCTTCTTCACCGGCTCCGGCTCGGAAGCGAACGACACCTGGTTCCGCATGGCCCGCGTTTACTGGAGCGCCGTCGGCAAACCGTCGAAGAAGATCGTGATCGCGCGAAAGAACGGTTATCACGGCTCGACCGTCGCCGGCGCCAGCCTCGGCGGCATGAAATACATGCATGAGCAGGGCGACCTGCCGATCCCTGGAATCGTCCATATCGGCCAGCCCTACTGGTACGGGGAGGGCGGAGATCTCTCACCCGATGAATTCGGCCTCAAGGTCGCCCGCGAGCTCGAAGCGAAGATCGACGAGTTGGGCGAGGAGAATGTCGCCGCCTTCGTCGCCGAGCCGGTGCAGGGCGCTGCCGGCGTCATCATTCCGCCGGAGAGCTACTGGCCGGAAATCGATCGCATCTGCAAGGCGCGCAATATCCTGCTGGTGACCGATGAGGTGATCTGCGGTTTCGGCCGGCTGGGCGCCTGGTTCGGCCATCAGCATTTCGGCGTCGAGCCCGATCTGGCGCCGATCGCCAAGGGGCTGTCCTCCGGCTACCTGCCGATCGGCGGCGTCCTCGTCAGCGACCGCATCGCCGACGTGCTGATCAACGAGGTCGGCGAGTTCAATCACGGCTTCACCTATTCCGGCCACCCGGTCTGCGCCGCCGCCGCCCTCGAAAATCTGCGCATCATCGAGGAGGAGAAACTGGTTGAACGCGTGCGCGACGATATCGGCCCCTATTTCGGCAAGGCCTGGGCGGCCCTTGCTGACCACGATCTGGTCGGCGAGGCCGTCAGCATCGGCTTGATGGGCGCCCTGCAGCTTGCCGCAGACAAGAGCACGCGCAGCCGTTATGAGAAGCCCGACCAGGTCGGGGCGCTGGTGCGCAACCATGCGCTGGCGAACGGCCTCGTCCTGCGCGCCACCGGCGACCGGATGCTCGCCTCGCCACCGCTCGTCATCAGCCATGCGGAGGTGGACGAGATGGCAAGGATCACCAGGCTGGCGCTGGATTTGGCTTGGAAGGAGCTGAAATCCTGA